Proteins encoded by one window of Anaerosalibacter sp. Marseille-P3206:
- a CDS encoding uridine kinase family protein codes for MKSSNNILLKQYKLHQKMQFQNFDMLIDLIDTLLLKNQNVNVAIDGNSGSGKTTLSKILEKIYDCNVFHMDDFFLRTEQKTKERLEEVGGNVDYKRFKEEIIDNLYSNHKFQYQIYDCKQMELTEFVTVIPKKLNIIEGVYSMHPTLIDSYNLKIFLTIDKYEQGKRILKRNGPLMYERFINEWIPMENKYFKQMKIREKSDIVL; via the coding sequence ATGAAAAGTTCAAACAATATACTGTTGAAACAGTATAAACTGCATCAGAAGATGCAGTTTCAAAACTTTGATATGTTAATTGATCTAATTGATACGCTTCTATTGAAAAATCAAAATGTAAATGTAGCTATTGATGGTAACAGCGGCTCTGGTAAAACAACATTGTCTAAAATATTAGAAAAAATCTATGATTGTAATGTATTTCATATGGATGATTTTTTCTTAAGAACTGAACAAAAAACAAAAGAAAGATTAGAAGAGGTCGGAGGAAATGTTGACTATAAAAGATTTAAAGAAGAAATTATAGATAATTTATATAGTAATCATAAATTTCAATATCAAATATATGACTGTAAACAAATGGAATTAACTGAATTTGTCACTGTAATACCTAAAAAATTAAATATTATAGAAGGGGTTTATAGTATGCACCCAACATTAATAGATAGCTATAATCTAAAAATCTTCCTAACTATTGATAAATATGAACAAGGTAAACGCATACTAAAAAGAAATGGTCCACTCATGTATGAGAGATTTATTAATGAGTGGATACCAATGGAAAATAAATATTTTAAACAAATGAAAATAAGAGAAAAAAGTGATATAGTTTTGTGA
- a CDS encoding ECF transporter S component codes for MKKLTTKKLVLSGLFLALGLMLPFLTAQIPSISNKLLPMHLPVLLCGFIVGWPYGLAVGFITPILRSVLFTMPPMFPTATAMAFELAAYGCIAGLVYKTRLNKDTKDIYVSLIIAMLGGRVVWGIVSYILYSFVGNPFTWKFFVGGAFINAIPGIIVQLILIPIIVSAVEKSNVTTNA; via the coding sequence ATGAAAAAATTAACTACAAAAAAACTAGTACTTTCAGGGTTATTTTTGGCTTTAGGCCTAATGTTACCATTTTTAACAGCACAAATACCAAGTATCTCAAACAAATTACTGCCAATGCACTTACCAGTTTTGCTTTGTGGATTTATAGTAGGATGGCCATATGGTTTAGCAGTAGGATTTATTACACCAATACTTAGAAGTGTGCTATTTACAATGCCACCAATGTTTCCAACTGCTACTGCAATGGCTTTTGAATTAGCAGCATATGGTTGTATAGCAGGACTAGTTTATAAAACTAGACTTAATAAAGATACAAAAGATATATATGTATCTCTAATCATAGCTATGCTTGGTGGTAGAGTGGTTTGGGGTATCGTAAGCTATATACTATATAGTTTTGTTGGTAATCCATTTACATGGAAATTCTTTGTAGGTGGAGCATTTATAAATGCAATCCCAGGTATCATTGTTCAATTAATACTTATTCCAATAATCGTTTCTGCTGTTGAAAAATCAAATGTTACAACAAATGCATAA